One Hippoglossus hippoglossus isolate fHipHip1 chromosome 13, fHipHip1.pri, whole genome shotgun sequence genomic window carries:
- the opa3 gene encoding optic atrophy 3 protein homolog isoform X1, whose product MVVGAFPIAKLLYLGVRQMSKPVANRIKAGARRSEFFKSYICLPPAQIYHWVEMRTKMRIMGFRGSTIKPLNEDMAAELGAELLGEAIIFLIGTGCMVLEYSRQASNSRRKEEELTETITSLQTQLAELSLTTETMDARLREFNRQLVSFPTPNK is encoded by the exons ATGGTCGTCGGTGCCTTCCCCATCGCCAAGCTCCTCTACCTGGGAGTGAGGCAGATGAGCAAACCGGTGGCGAATCGGATCAAAGCCGGAGCCCGGAGGAGCGAGTTCTTTAAGAGCTACATCTGTCTGCCGCCGGCCCAGA TTTACCACTGGGTCGAGATGAGAACCAAGATGCGGATCATGGGCTTTCGGGGCTCCACCATTAAGCCGCTGAATGAGGACATGGCTGCGGAGCTGGGCGCAGAGTTGCTGGGAGAGGCAATCATCTTCCTCATCGGCACTGGATGCATGGTGCTGGAGTACAGCAGGCAGGCCTCTAATTCTCGCcgcaaagaggaggagctgacTGAGACCATCACAAGCCTACAGACTCAACTAGCAGAACTCTCCCTGACCACAGAGACTATGGATGCTCGCCTGAGAGAGTTCAACAGGCAGCTGGTGTCCTTTCCTACTCCAAATAAGTGA
- the hnrnpul1 gene encoding heterogeneous nuclear ribonucleoprotein U-like protein 1, with the protein MSVDVKKLKVNELKEELQRRGLDTKGLKADLVVRLRSALEADSPDDAAEPGEQAGDVGRDFQDNDGDEDGDDAEEEADAVEDLDDDDDDDGGDDDDAEDGRVDPVDGRVDPDDGPADADDGRVDADDGRVDADDGRDDPEDVADDGDDGVDDGDDGVDDGDRLAEADDAALEEEDEGRDSGGYYEEEEADGEPYASQPASDSGHSMPDFTADVDIHKADNMSEETPEPVPEPEGTAENKPEVKVEIKTEEDPEPVGDGQQENQETEQKRDEDDAAQVEEVKMESDRGREHSRKRPYEESRSYGYYEHREDKRSRTPQPPAEDEEEIIDDTLVTIDTYNCDLHFKVSRDRYSGYPLTIEGFAYLWAGARASHGVTQGRVCYEMKINEEIPVKHLPSSEPDPHVVRIGWSLNHCSTQLGEEAFSYGYGGTGKKSEDCKFSDYGEKFGENDVIGCYIDFDGSEGVEMTYSKNGVGLGVAFRTTKEELAGRALFPHVLVKNCAVEFNFGQKPEPYFPPPEGYTYIHNLGMEDKIRGTKGPASKSDCEILMMVGLPACGKTTWAIKHAQTNPEKKYNILGTNAIMDKMKVMGLRRQKNYAGRWDILIQQATQCLNRLIEIAARKRRNYILDQTNVYGSARRRKMRPFEGFQRKAIVICPTDEDLKERTLKQTNEQGKDVPDHAVLEMKANFTLPEACDFLEAVTHIELPQEEAEKLLKQYNEEGRKAGPPPEKRFDNRQGGFRGRGASGGSFQRYDNREGSRGSYQNRSGDGGSGYRGSYNRGSYNQSRWGNRDGASDSRSGYSRSQPSGASYNRPAPYKGGGYSQGYSQSYSPGYSQGSYNQNYYGNYSQYPGYSQSYSQTPTTAQTYNHHQQQPQQQQAQQQPQPQQQQTQSYNQQYQQYAQQWQQYYQNQNQWNQYYSQYGSYPGQGSHGSSSGSQ; encoded by the exons ATGAGTGTTGACGTGAAGAAACTGAAGGTGAACGAGCTGAAAGAGGAGCTCCAGCGCCGCGGCCTGGACACCAAAGGCCTGAAGGCGGACCTGGTGGTGAGGCTGAGATCCGCGCTGGAGGCGGACTCGCCGGATGATGCTGCGGAGCCCGGGGAGCAGGCGGGCGACGTCGGCCGGGACTTCCAGGACAACGACGGAGACGAAGATGGAGATGATGCGGAAGAAGAAGCAG ATGCAGTAGAGGAtttggatgatgatgatgatgatgatggtggtgatgatgatgatgcagaagATGGGCGTGTTGATCCAGTTGATGGGCGTGTTGATCCAGATGATGGGCCTGCTGATGCAGATGATGGGCGTGTTGATGCAGATGATGGGCGTGTTGATGCAGATGATGGACGCGATGATCCAGAAGATGTGGctgatgatggagatgatgggGTTGATGATGGAGACGATGGGGTTGATGATGGAGATCGACTGGCTGAAGCTGACGATGCTGCCcttgaagaggaagatgagggaagAGATTCAGGCGGTTAttacgaggaagaggaggcggaCGGCGAGCCCTACGCAAGTCAACCAGCATCAGACTCGGGCCACAGCATGCCTGACTTCACAGCAGATGTTGATATACACAAAGCTGACAATATGTCTGAGGAAACGCCTGAACCTGTGCCTGAACCAGAGGGGACAGCTGAGAACAAACCAG AAGTAAAAGTGGAGATCAAAACCGAAGAGGATCCTGAGCCTGTTGGGGACGGACAGCAGGAAAACCAAGAGACAGAACAGAAACGCGACGAAGATGACGCTGCTCAGGTCGAAGAAGTCAAAATGGAATCCGATCGAGGCAGAGAGCACAGCCGCAAGAGACCATATGAGGAGAGCAGGAGCTACGGCTATTACGAGCACCGAGAGGACAAGAG ATCTCGCACACCACAACCTCCTGctgaagacgaggaggagatcATAGATGACACTCTTGTTACCATTGACACAT ACAACTGTGATCTGCACTTCAAAGTGTCCAGAGATCGCTACAGTGGATACCCATTGACCATCGAAGGCTTTGCTTACCTGTGGGCCGGAGCACGCGCTTCCCATGGCGTCACCCAGGGTCGTGTGTGTTATGAGATGAAG ATCAATGAGGAGATTCCCGTGAAGCACCTTCCCAGCAGTGAGCCGGATCCCCATGTGGTCCGAATCGGATGGTCCCTCAACCACTGCAGCACTCAGCTTG gTGAGGAGGCCTTCTCCTATGGATACGGAGGAACAGGAAAGAAATCAGAAGACTGTAAGTTTTCAGACTACGGGGAGAAGTTTGGTGAAAACGACGTCATCGGCTGTTACATT GACTTTGACGGCAGTGAAGGGGTGGAGATGACATATTCAAAGAATGGAGTGGGGTTGGGTGTGGCTTTTCGGACAACCAAGGAGGAGCTGGCAGGTCGTGCCCTGTTCCCTCATGTGCTGGTGAAGAATTGTGCTGTTGAGTTCAACTTTGGACAGAAGCCGGAGCCTTACTTCCCCCCACCAGAGGGATACACCTACATTCACAATCTGGGGATGGAGGACAAAATCCGAGGCACAAAGGGACCTGCCAGCAAATCTGACTGCGAG ATTTTGATGATGGTTGGCCTCCCTGCCTGTGGAAAGACTACTTGGGCCATCAAGCATGCCCAGACCAACCCTGAGAAGAAGTACAACATTCTGGGCACAAACGCCATCATGGACAAGATGAAG GTCATGGGCCTACGCCGCCAAAAGAACTACGCCGGCCGCTGGGACATTCTGATTCAGCAGGCCACCCAGTGTCTGAACAGGCTGATCGAGATCGCCGCCCGCAAGAGACGCAACTACATCCTTGACCAG ACAAATGTATATGGATCAGCAAGGAGACGAAAAATGCGTCCTTTTGAAGGTTTTCAACGCAAGGCTATTGTAATTTGTCCCACGGACGAGGATTTAAAAGAACGAACATTAAAGCAAACCAATGAGCAGGGGAAGGATGTGCCCGATCATGCTGTTTTAGAAATGAAAG CCAACTTTACTCTCCCTGAGGCTTGCGACTTCCTGGAGGCGGTGACGCACATTGAGCTGCCGCAAGAGGAGGCTGAAAAGCTGCTGAAGCAGTACAATGAGGAGGGCCGCAAGGCTGGCCCGCCCCCTGAAAAACGCTTCGACAACAGGCAGGGTGGGTTCCGCGGCCGTGGCGCCAGTGGCGGTAGCTTCCAGCGGTATGATAACCGTGAAGGATCCCGCGGCAGCTACCAGAACCGCAGTGGAGATGGAGGCAGTGGCTACAGAGGAA GCTACAACCGTGGCAGCTATAACCAAAGTCGTTGGGGCAACCGCGACGGAGCGTCTGATTCACGCAGTGGATACAGCCGCAGCCAGCCGTCGGGAGCAAGCTACAATCGCCCGGCTCCTTACAAGGGGGGAGGATACAGCCAG GgctacagccagagctacagtCCAGGGTACAGCCAAGGCAGCTACAACCAGAATTACTACGGCAACTACAGTCAGTACCCAGgatacagccagagctacagcCAGACACCGACCACTGCACAGACCTACAACCACCACCAGcaacagccacagcagcagcaagcgcagcagcagccacagccacagcagcagcaaacacagagcTACAACCAGCAATATCAGCAG TATGCTCAGCAGTGGCAGCAGTActaccagaaccagaaccagtgGAACCAGTACTACAGCCAGTACGGCAGCTACCCTGGACAGGGCAGCCAcggctcctcctctggttccCAGTAG
- the ppp1r13l gene encoding relA-associated inhibitor produces MSSQAGFGSNMLFQTINDDLNASLATADELSQEFSSLMKEASSSNNNTKSVPQVSITVTRDRPQSNSSITSSNGSSVDYVISSSKNSPSSPVFSNNPLSSTNMESSSSVSRSGSDSYSYIPQSPNPSPHSPRRASPSRYDRSPRGSISYAERSPSPNRRAAPVDQPSHSDSHRSSSKLLSPYDSSQSARRSSRPDRSPSPLAFRAMSHTLPRNFGYRQPEEGVQRQKSPGKWNETDLDMSYEKKPHHTYDKTEWLRPSVPNSGWRESNLDGPPPAPSPKKDPRPQPHQFSHSSLPRNTRVTVPPDVSSPVHSPYFPQPISSRISIPPTNTENRQRRPIPLSVIMRLQNPHWGGMSTGGGGEDMAPYQPAPPFTREFFRQPGPPPPPQLRQPAMYSDVLNPGDIDAELEKLDYIHHMPAIQENTRMPAVEQGVVKPPRPLSPTKLQPVVAPEAQNQVMHDREAVLLIRAEIPRALKRRGSVDHQSQPLQRASHYQPNQYKNLIDKLFRRREMRRKGERSSETSSSSEGEEAAQPPAPLPQTSTVIPPDFRSYPTILRRSSRERKKTDGHRARLSPLVLLLDGALVGELETVQRAVQEMNDPSQPNDEGITALHNAICGGHYNVVDLLVRIGANVSAPDSHGWTPLHCAASCNDRPLCEFLVRNGAAVMAMTESDAAIASQKCDPYAVGFDECESFLKGVEEAMGVENSGVLYALWSYPAQAADELSFKDGDMVTILQKPEGPGWWWASLCGREGFVPYNYFGLFPKVRPKSLC; encoded by the exons ATGAGTTCTCAGGCGGGCTTTGGAAGCAACATGCTGT TCCAGACCATAAACGATGACCTGAATGCATCGCTGGCCACGGCCGACGAGTTGTCCCAGGAGTTTAGCTCCCTGATGAAGGAGGCCTcctccagcaacaacaacacaaagtcGGTCcctcag GTCAGCATCACAGTCACCAGAGATAGGCCTCAGTCCAacagctccatcaccagcagTAATGGCAGCTCCGTGGACTATGTCATCTCCAGCAGTAAAAACTCACCGTCCTCCCCAGTCTTCTCCAACAATCCTCTctcatccaccaacatggagtcCAGCTCTTCAGTCTCTCGATCTGGAAGTGACAGCTACTCGTACATCCCGCAGAGCCCCAACCCTTCGCCTCACTCCCCGAGGCGTGCATCCCCCAGTCGTTACGACAGGAGCCCGCGAGGGTCAATCAGCTACGCAGAAAGGAGCCCCTCGCCGAACCGCCGAGCCGCTCCGGTCGACCAGCCATCCCACTCCGACTCACACCGCTCCTCCTCCAAGCTGCTGAGCCCTTACGACAGCAGCCAGAGCGCCCGCAGGTCGTCTCGGCCGGACAGGAGCCCGTCTCCTCTGGCCTTCAGGGCAATGTCACACACGCTGCCTCGAAATTTTGGCTATAGGCAACCTG aggaGGGTGTGCAGCGGCAGAAGAGTCCCGGCAAGTGGAACGAGACAGATCTCGACATGTCCTACGAGAAAAAACCACACCACACCTATGACA AGACAGAGTGGCTGCGGCCGTCTGTGCCAAACAGCGGCTGGAGAGAGTCCAACCTCGATGGGCCTCCTCCGGCCCCAAGCCCCAAAAAG GATCCTCGTCCTCAACCACACCAGTTCTCCCACAGCTCTCTTCCCCGTAACACCCGTGTAACAGTACCTCCAGATGTGTCGTCCCCAGTCCACTCCCCTTACTTCCCTCAGCCCATCAGCTCCCGGATCTCTATACCCCCGACCAACACCGAGAACCGCCAGCGCCGGCCCATCCCTCTCTCCGTGATCATGCGTCTCCAGAACCCCCACTGGGGAGGGATGTCAAccggcggaggaggagaggacatggCACCTTACCAACCAGCTCCACCCTTCACGAGGGAGTTCTTCCGCCAACCTGggcctcctccaccacctcagcTGAGACAGCCGGCCATGTACAGCGATG TGCTGAACCCTGGTGATATAGACGCAGAGTTAGAGAAGCTGGATTACATTCATCACATGCCTGCGATCCAGGAGAATACCAGGATGCCAGCAGTTGAGCAGGGCGTGGTGAAGCCCCCGCGGCCCCTGAGCCCCACCAAGCTGCAGCCAGTGGTGGCCCCCGAGGCCCAGAACCAGGTGATGCATGACCGGGAGGCGGTTCTCCTTATCCGGGCAGAAATCCCCCGCGCGCTGAAGAGACGGGGCTCCGTGGACCACCAGTCGCAGCCCCTGCAGAGGGCGTCGCATTATCAGCCGAACCAGTACAAAAACCTCATCGACAAACTGTTTCGCAGGAGGGAAATGCGCCGGAAGGGGGAGAGAAGCAGCGAGaccagcagctcctcagagggagaggaggccgCTCAACCTCCTGCACCTTTACCTCAGACATCCACTGTGATTCCTCCCGACTTCAGA AGCTACCCTACCATTTTGCGTCGCTCCAGTCGGGAGCGTAAAAAGACCGACGGACATCGAGCTCGGCTCAGTCCGctggtcctgctgctggacGGAGCTCTGGTCGGGGAACTGGAGACGGTGCAGAGAGCAGtgcaggag ATGAACGACCCCAGCCAGCCAAACGACGAAGGCATCACCGCCCTGCACAATGCAATCTGTGGAGGCCACTACAATGTGGTGGACCTCCTGGTTCGCATCGGAGCCAACGTCAGCGCACCAGACAGCCACGGATG GACGCCGCTGCACTGTGCAGCGTCTTGCAACGATCGTCCCCTGTGTGAGTTCTTGGTGAGGAACGGAGCGGCGGTCATGGCCATGACGGAGAGCGACGCCGCCATCGCCTCCCAGAAGTGTGATCCTTATGCTGTCGGGTTCGACGAGTGTGAGAGCTTCCTGAAGG GTGTGGAGGAGGCCATGGGGGTGGAGAACAGCGGGGTGCTGTACGCTCTGTGGAGCTACCCGGCTCAGGCAGCTGACGAGCTGAGCTTCAAAGACGGGGACATGGTGACGATCCTGCAGAAGCCCGAGGGGCCGGGCTGGTGGTGGGCCTCGCTCTGTGGCCGCGAGGGATTCGTTCCCTACAACTACTTTGGG CTTTTTCCAAAGGTGCGACCAAAGTCTCTGTGCTGA
- the opa3 gene encoding optic atrophy 3 protein homolog isoform X2 → MVVGAFPIAKLLYLGVRQMSKPVANRIKAGARRSEFFKSYICLPPAQIYHWVEMRTKMRIMGFRGSTIKPLNEDMAAELGAELLGEAIIFLIGTGCMVLEYSRQASNSRRKEEELTETITTMRMIM, encoded by the exons ATGGTCGTCGGTGCCTTCCCCATCGCCAAGCTCCTCTACCTGGGAGTGAGGCAGATGAGCAAACCGGTGGCGAATCGGATCAAAGCCGGAGCCCGGAGGAGCGAGTTCTTTAAGAGCTACATCTGTCTGCCGCCGGCCCAGA TTTACCACTGGGTCGAGATGAGAACCAAGATGCGGATCATGGGCTTTCGGGGCTCCACCATTAAGCCGCTGAATGAGGACATGGCTGCGGAGCTGGGCGCAGAGTTGCTGGGAGAGGCAATCATCTTCCTCATCGGCACTGGATGCATGGTGCTGGAGTACAGCAGGCAGGCCTCTAATTCTCGCcgcaaagaggaggagctgacTGAGACCATCAC AACCATGAGGATGATCATGTGA